The region GTTCTAAATTTTGCAATAGGGCGATACGTTGGCACACAGCGCCATACCCGTAGGAACGTCTCCTGACAAAGATCTTCCGCGAGGGTCCGGTTTTTGACAAATCGATAGATAAAATTTAAAGTGTTTGTATAGTGACGCTCGGTTAGAATTCGGAATGCATCTCTGTTTCCATCCTTCACAGAGAGCATCAATTGTTCGTCAGTGTGTAACATGCTTGTCTCCTCAAAAGAGGAGTTTCTCAAGCGAAGGCGCGCAACCCTCCTTCCGTTCCGTAACGGAGGATGCCTGCTTGTTCACTCCTCGGTCTGTGCCTTCTCCATAATCGGGTCTTTGTCCAATAACGACATGCATTGGCAATCTTAGATGCCTGTGTCTTCAGGGAGATCCAATCCCCCAAAGAATTGTCACGCTCATCTCCAGCGTGAGGCGTTGCCTTCGTTAAACACAAAACGTACTGACGCATTTTGAAAGCTCCTTTCTCAATTATTCGTCAGAGGGGGGTAGTGTTTTATACCCCTTTTTCGATCCTTAAAAAGATTATTTAAAGTTTAACCCATATATTTTGAAACAATTCATTTAAAATTAAAAAAATATTCACGCCTTCAATTTTAATCTCTAAAGCCTGCGAAAATATCCGTTATACCTGTGTTGGCTGAAAAGGTTCCAAGGGCAGTGATGACTGTCCTGTGGTAATCAGTTCAGCAATAAGTTGTCCTGTAATCGGTGCCAAGAGAATACCATTTTTGAAATGTCCTGATGCCAAAACAACGTTGTCATACCCGGATAGGTAACCGAGAAGCGGTCCTTTTTTGGCATGAGGTCGTAAACCTGCCCATGTTTGCACGAAGGTACTCTGCGCCAGTTGCGGTGCGATGGCAATTCCTGCGTCAATCATTTGCTTGGCACCGTCCACAGTTGCGGTTTTGTCGTAACCGACAAATTCGACCGTCGCCCCGAGTAGGATTTTACCGTCGGCTCTCGGTACGATGTAGATGCCGAGCCCATCAATCGTTCGCTCGAAAAGTGGAGGCATCGCCTCGACGAGGACGATCTGTCCTTTCGCAGGTTCAACGTGGATCGGGACATCAAGTTGAGCCGTAAGCGTTCCTGTCCAGCATCCTGCGGCAATCACGAACGTGTCGGCGTAGTAAGTTTCACCGTTCACGACAACACCGACAACGTGTTCCCCGCCGTTCTCGCGCACGCGGATAAAATCGGTAACAGGATTACCGACGTGGAATCGCGCACCGAGTTTTGCGGCAGCCTTGGCAAGTGCGATCACCATCTTCGGATTACGGACTTGCGCATCTTCAGGGAACAGAACAGCACCCGCAATAGATTTTGAGAGTGCAGGCTCCAACTGCAAGGCTTGTTCCGCTGTCAAGACTTCGGTTGAGAATCCACGTTTCACGCGCCGATCTGCGAGACCGATTAATCCTGCCGCTTCCGCTGGATTGAAGAATACCGACAGCGTTCCACATTGGATCAACTCGATATCTATCTGGGTCTCTACTCGAAGTTCTT is a window of Candidatus Poribacteria bacterium DNA encoding:
- the thiO gene encoding glycine oxidase ThiO, with the protein product MEEHLSRNHADAIIIGGGIIGCNIAYDLAKRNVKSLVIDKASAVGTEASWAGAGILTSHASTDAPYPTLCRASLARYPALAEELRVETQIDIELIQCGTLSVFFNPAEAAGLIGLADRRVKRGFSTEVLTAEQALQLEPALSKSIAGAVLFPEDAQVRNPKMVIALAKAAAKLGARFHVGNPVTDFIRVRENGGEHVVGVVVNGETYYADTFVIAAGCWTGTLTAQLDVPIHVEPAKGQIVLVEAMPPLFERTIDGLGIYIVPRADGKILLGATVEFVGYDKTATVDGAKQMIDAGIAIAPQLAQSTFVQTWAGLRPHAKKGPLLGYLSGYDNVVLASGHFKNGILLAPITGQLIAELITTGQSSLPLEPFQPTQV